The following nucleotide sequence is from Mucilaginibacter sp. cycad4.
CAGATCTTTGGAGCGCTGGATAGCGAGCAATGCTCCCTGCCGGTTAAAGGATCGAAGGAACTGTAGCTTATCAGCCCCTGTTGCATAAAGCCGGTCAATGCTTTCGATGCGCTCCGCGTCTGACATCCGAAGCTCATTCGCCGTAATCAAATGCGTGAGTTCCGTCAGGTCATCCAGACTTTCGGCGAGTAGCCTGGAATACACATTTTCCATGTAAGCAAGCTCAGTGACGTTGAAAACATCGCTGCTCCGGAATCCCGAGATGGCCGCCTTATACTCACCTACTAATCTGACCTGCATACTGATGATTTCACCTACACGCCCGTAGTTCCTGATAGAAGGGTTGATGGCCATCAAGCTTCCCAGATAGAGATCGTGCAGGTTAAAATTACCTTTGGATAAGTTCGAGACCAGGCCATAGCCTTTGCTATAGATCTGGTAGCCGGTCTTCATATCGTTTAGGATATTCTTGAACTGTGTTAGCTTCTTCACATCGAGTATCAGTTGCTGGAGTTCCTGGCTTTGAGCCGATGCTTTCCCTGGAATGATGAAGGACAATAGCTGCAAAACCAGCGGTAACATATATTTCAAAAGATGCTTCATAGCGAAATGGTTAATGAGTGAAGTATAAAGCCCTGCTCGCCTGTAAGGAGCTGTTTTCCAGCTGCCGCTGAACGATGAGTATTTTAACACCATCCAGGAAAGACATCATAAACCGGTAGTTATCCTTCATCGCTTCATGGATCTCACTGATCAGCCGCAGTCGCTCCGAATCATTCACTTTCAGCCGGCCATCCGTAATAACCTGCTGAAGTTGAGCGATCTGTAAATCGCAGTCCCTGTTAACGGCGTTACCCACCGTTGCTACGTATTGCACTTCCTGAGGCCTCAATCCGGTATGCTCATTCACCTTTCCAAATGCCCGGCCTATTTCGCTCCGCCAGTTCAGGATCTCGTCGATCTGCGGATTTTTCCTGATCGCAGGATCAGCGGTTTCGAGCCTGGTATAAAATCCGGTATGCAGCGTGTATTCAGAACTGAGATAACCGGATATGGAACCGAGTCCTTTGCCGGCGATCTGATAGCCATCCCTGACGTAGCCGCCAAGAACCTGGAGCGCGGCAATCTGCTGAAGCAGGTATTTCTTCTGAGTGCTGTTCTGCCGGAACCACTCCGCGAAAGTTTGTGCATGGGCTTTTGTGCCCATGGCCGGAACAGCCAGTACCCAGGAAGTATAAAAAAACAGCATGAAAACCCGTTTGCTGCATTTTCGTTTGTTGGTCTTATTGAGAGATTCCATAAAGCTTTTTGATGGTTTTTATTTCACCTGTTTCCTTGCCACGCTGCTGGCTGAGTAATATATTCTGCTCGTTGAAGCGATGCAGATCATCATAGTTTTCATCAAGCTGATCGCCCGCTTTATTGATGAGAACGAGCCGCTGCTCATCGGTCATCTGGGTTTTGAACCCGTTAATGACCATCATGATCTGATCCAGGTTCTTCAGGCTTGCATCCAGCATTCCGGCATACACCTCTTCCATATAGCTCAATTCCGCCGGGCTGAAACGGCCATTATGATTGACCACCGCCCAGGCTTGCCGGTATTCCCTGACCATTGCCAATTGCTTTGTCGTCATATCCTTGATCCGCTGGTAATAAGTGATCACGGATTTGATCTGCCACAGCTCATCATAGTAATTGCTGTAGAGTTGGCGCTGCCGATCTGTCCAACCGGTAATTTCGTCCAGCCTGAGTTTGGAAAGCTGATTCTCCAAAGCCTTCTGCGCGTTTTGCAGCCAGATCGTTTGATTTTGCATGCGCTGCACTTTGAGATCGATCGCCTTGATCACTTTCGTGGCCGCGGCTTTGATAACGTCCGTAATGACGAACTGTGCCCTGGCATTTTCAGCCGATACCGATACCAGCACAAAAGCAAGACTGATCGGCAGCGTAACCTTAAAAATTTTCATAATCCTCCCTTCTCCCGACAATGCCGGGCTTTAAATCAATTAGCCATCAAATCATTGTACTTTTTGGTAGGTAGCCCCGAACGAAAGGCTTTTGAAATCCGGCTTAAAATATATCTGTCTGCCAAACGCAGTTTCCTGCAGGATAAAACCGTCTGTGTTGAATGTAGCCATCCAGCGGGTTCGTTTGTATTCCATCGGGCCAACGTTGCCATGATCGATTCTTCGAAATCCGGTCCTTCTTTCTACCTGGTAAGACTTGCTTTGCCGATTGAAATCCTGAATAATAAGCGTATCGTTCACGACACTGAATTCTTGTTTGAAGGCCGTTGTATAAATTCCGGCTATTGATTTTTCCTTAGCACTTTCACAGCCGGCTACGCATAACGTAATCATGATCATTAATTGAACTTTCAGCGTTTTCATAGGCCTTACTTTATTTTTGATTTTTTTGTTCTTTAACCATGGCGGTGATCCCCTGCTCCATACCGCCATGTATAGAAGCCAGTTCCTGGATTTTGACCCGTTCGGTACCTTCCGTCGTGTATGCAAAGTATTCCTCGGAGCTGAGTTCATTTTTCACCACCTTCATCACCTGCCCGCCGAGATCGATATAAATGTCCCGGTTTTCCTTGTTCACCGATAAGACCTGTGCTTTCCCCTTATCAGACATCCCCAATGTGGCCTGGAGTTTATCGAACTTGTTCAGATAGCTGCGCATATCCATCAGGATCTTGATCGCCGCGTTGTTAATGATCGCATCCTTCACAATAGGTGAACTGATCAGGTCGTCAAGTTCCTGGGTGACCACGTTCGGAACGCCGTTGAATTTCCGGATGGTCTTGAAGGCATACTGAATGAAACCCGCCATCCCGGAGTTCGCGATAGCTTTCCAGGCCTCGTCAATCGTTAACACCTTACGAATGCCCTTCAGTTTCCGCATCTTGGAAAGGAACATCTCCATAATGATCAGTGTCACCACCGGGAACAGGATCGGGTGGTCTTTGATGTTATCCAGCTCGATAACCACAAAGCGCTGTTCCAGCAGGTCAATATTGTCGGAAGCATTCAGCAGGTAATCGAATTCACCGCCGCAGTAAAAAGGTTGCAGCACGTACAGGAAACTGTCCAGGTCGAAATCTTTGTCCTTGACTTTATGGGTTTTCAGCACCCTGGCATAGGTTCCGGACAGATAATCGTAGAAAGTATTGAACGACGGAAATATACCTGGGTGCTTGCGGAGATGGTTATAATAGCCCTGCAAAGCATTGGATAAGGCGACATACTCGCTCCGGATAAAACTTTCGTTCTCCTGTTTCCATAAGGTCACGAGCAGTGCTTTCAGGCTCTCCTTTTTTTCCGTGTCCAATGTTTGCCCCTCCGGGATATAGAAAGGGTTGAACCGGATAGGCTTAGCTTCTTCATAGGTGAAATAATAGCCGCCGACCAGCTCGCAAAGCCCCTTGTAACTGCCGCCGATATCAACCGTTACACAATGCGCGCCCTGGTCATACAGCGTACGCAGGATATGGTTGACCGTTATGCTCTTTCCGCCGCCGGACGTCCCGCAGACCAGCATGCCCATGTTCGATGTGATACCTTTCTTTCTCGGCGCATCGAACAGGTCGATGTAAACCGGCCTGCCGGACAGGCGGTCACAGAACCGGATCCCCTGGGATGGCGGGTCACTCCGGTAATTGCTTTCCAGGTTCAGAAAACAGGTGCCCTGTTCGAGAAAAGTATCGAAGGTATCATTCAGCGGGAAGTCCGCCGCGTTTCCCGGGATACCGGCCCACCAGATCTGCGCGGCGCCGTCCGATTCCAGCTTGGCGCTGGCCCCGAGCTGCGCCATCGCGGAACCTACCTGGTTCTTGATCTCCTGCAGTTGTTCCTGCTGATCACTCCAGATCATGACATTGAAATGCGCCTTCACCGGCAGCCTTTGCTGGCTGATCGCCTCGTTCAGGAAATCATTGGTCGCATCCATGCTGATCGTGTTTTCCCGGCTGTACGCCGACAGCGATTGCAGCCGCAGCTTCTTCGCTTCCAGTTGCTTCAGCACTTTGGGCGTATCATCGATGAAGAGGAACTGGTTGTAGATATGGTTACAGTCGAGCAAAAGGTTAAGCTGGCTGGCAAATCCTATCGGGAATTTGGTCTGGTCCGTACTGTACTTTTCAAAGGTGATCCTGCTGCCGCACATCGACGGCATGTCCTCGGCATCCCCCAGGGTATAGATACGCACATGTTCATCACCGACCTTGATGCCGTCTTTCAGGTGTACATCTTTCAGCACAGGCCGCTCCCCGCCACCAAGCAAAAAGCAATACTGCTCCAGCAGTCCTGCCTGTTCCATCGTCCCGGCCAGTTCATCATCATTGAGCCGGCGAAGCGATAATAAACCGCAATCGCCGAGGATCCGCGTAAATTGCCCGGCTTTCTCTTCAAATTCCAGGAATTCCCGCTCATCGGTCGTCTGGCGCGGAACGAGGTGCTTTCGGAATAGTCCGGAAAATGCGCTGCTGGCCTGCTTGCGGTCGCCGGCTTTTTTGGTCAGCATCAGGTAACAGTCATGCTCGAGATAGGGCCGGCCCCTGAAGTGCCTGTCAGCGGCACGGTTAAGAAAGCTGCTTTCCGCTAGCCCGTTACCCTGATACTGCTGCTTAATGAACCGGTCCTGTTTGTGGATGACACTGTGTTTTGGTAATACTTTAATGGCGCGTATCCAGGCCTGGTGATAAACCTCGTAATCGTTATCCGCTAACGTAAATATTTCGGGCAGCATCAGCTGGTAGGCTATCGTGATGTCACCCTGCGCGGAAACGAGGCAGTTATGTTCCACTTTATAAACCGGGAATATCCGCGCTGCATATTGAGATGTCGCCATGACTTATTGTTTTAAGTGAAGGAATAATTTGCGGGAACTGAACTTCAGGTAGCCGGGGATATAGCGTTTCGCCGTCTTTTTCATCAGGCCGTGCTCACCATACCGGTTACTGAGCTGAAAGACCTGGTAAAACAGCCCTCCGCCGGCGGCAGCAAGCACCAGGATGCAGAGATAAGCCGGAACGCCCGTTATGTAAAGTATCGCGAACAGGACCAGCAGGGCCACCAGGCCACCTCCGAGGTAGCCGATATACTGGGCCTTAAGCCCTTTGAACTCAATTGATTTATTGATGCCTTTATTGATTTGATAGATCGCCATTTTGCTGTCCTCCTTTCGTTTTTTAAATCCCGAAGAATGATTTGAGGACAGTGGCCACCACCACAAGGAAAATACAGCTGCCGAACCAGGCGGAAGCCATCTTTCCGGTATCGTGTTCACCATCGTTCCATTTTTTATAAACCTTGATGGCTCCCACCAGTCCGCTGACAGCCCCGATCGCATACATCAGGTTGGTGCCAGTATCGAAATAGCCTTTGACCTGGTTGGTCGCTTCGGAAATACCCGCGTTGCCGTCAGCCGCCCACAGGTCCTGTATGGAAAGAGCGATAACAGAAATCAACAGGAACACGATCTTAACCATGGCATTGATCCTGCCTTTTGCATGTTTTAAAACTGAGATTTTCATATGGATATGTTTAAGGGTTAATGATTCGTCCAGTAACTTTCCAGTTCATCCGCGCTGAGCTCGAACGGGAACTGGCCTTCGCTTTCTTCCAGCAGCATTTCGGTCACCTGCTGACGATAAGGAGGCTCCCCGAGCTCCGGGTACTTTTCTACCAGGATCTTGAACAGCATTTCGAAATTTTCTTTGCTTTCTCCGGATTCGTTGATCACCCGGATCAGCGTTCTGCACTCGGACATCATTCCGGAAAATAATGCGGCCACTTCGGCGCTTGCCTCCGCTATTCCGTTATTGAATGTCCCGTCATTCCCGTCTTCGTCAGGATTGTCAGACGGTCCGAACTGAAGTTCTTCTTCCGCTGCTTCCCGATGAGCTCGGGCAGATCCCATAACCGTATAGGCCGGCTCGGGAACAAACCCCGTTTTCGCCGGATCGGTCACCGGCTGGCGACCGGAAAGCAGGTAGAGGAAGGCAATGATTTCCTTTTTGTAAAAGAAGACCGCCACGTAAGCGTAATAAAGGCTGAGCAGGATCGCCATACCGGAGATAAATGCTGGCCAGGAAATTTGACTGAGCATACTGGGTGGATTTTCCGGGGCTCCATTGCCGCCGGGTACGGTACAAAGTTGGCCAGACGGCTCCACGGTTTACTCCGAGGTAGTCCGACTCGGAGCACGACTTTTTTCATTATTTTTTCAATAAAAAAAGCGGCCGGGGCCGCTTCTGATGGATTTAGTATTTGAGTTTTTTCTGGAGTCGCGTCATGAACGCTTCCTTCATTTCGTCGATGTAGAGCGTCGGGCTCGGCCTCCCGCATAACCAGTCGTAGGTGTCATAAAAATTACCCAGGGAGATATTGAAAGCCCGCTCGATAAATTTCACGATGCTTTTCAGGTTCTTCTTGCCGAAAGCTTCTGTCGCATGCCAGCTGTAAATAAGTTCGATCAATGCGACCTTGGTCTGCTTCCAGTCGAAATCCCTTAATTCCAGGTCCGCGCCGGCAATGGTCTCCTTCCGGCTGAGGCAGGCGATGGCCTGTTCCAAATGTTCCTGTAAAAGGGCACTCGCCAGGACCTGGGCCAGCTTATTGTCATGACTGGTACTGAATGCGGGATCAAAGTCAATGATGCACAGGTCCGGATCGAGCTGGACATCATATTGGCCCCGCATAAAGTAATGCTGGTCGAGGTATGTGGCCTGTGTGCGGACGTATTGAAAAAACGACCGGTTGCTCTCAAAAAAATGATTAAGGATATTGATCTCCTGGCCATAATAATCGCTGATCACTTTACTGTCGCCAATGGGCTTACGGAGTTCGATGTTCAAAAGTGACTGGTGAAAGATGAGCTGGCATTTGAATTTGGGTTTGATCTGCTTGAAAAACCGGATCTCGTCCCCGGCTGAGCCCGGTTCATGCGCTTTACAGAAATCTTTCAGCTTCCGGAGACTCTTGAGGCATAAATGGACCGATTGTTCAAGCCTTCTGACCAAATGGTCCTCTTCCAGCAGTAAGGTGTTCAGGTCTTTATTCAGATCTGCATATAACCGTTCACTAAATTTTAAAATCATAATTCACAATGCTAAAATGAACAGGTTTGCCACCTGTCAAACGAAACAGGTGAACCTAGCAATTCCTGCGGGTATCAATTCTTCATAGGCATGTTATTTATGGAAATAAACTTTATTGACATAGGCGACCATTCGCTGAAGGTAGTCCAGCACGATAGCTGCAGTAAGCTGATCCTTGCTGTAAAAGGCATGGTTGAAACTCTTGATCGAAATATGCCCTTGTTTTTTTGAAGTAAAGTGCCGGATGAAAAAACGCATGATCGTCGCCGCGTTTTGCTCCGGAAAGCATCCGTTCTTGTGAAAAACACGGATAAACATCGCGAACTGCGGTACGGAAAGTACCAGCCTCATCTGTTCGTCCGTTCCGGGGTGTTCTACCGATGGATCCGTCGCACCATCCGTTATCTGCAACCGCAGCCAGGGCAATATCTGCTGGTCGATCGGCGGAAGCTCCTTGATGAAACGGTCGTCGGGGTTTACATAAATATCGAATAGCGCATCGGTTTCCTGCGCGATCCTGTTTTCAGGATCGCCGGCCCGGGATTGGTAGTGCCCCCTAAGCCAGTTGGCGAACCGGTAAGAATTCAGGTTTCGCTTAAATAAGATACCGGCCAGCCGTCCTGTCGTAACCGCATCTCCGCCGTTAAGTTCATCAAGGACCAGCGTAAGCAGACCATTGATCTTCGCTAACCTCCGATAACTCAGACCTGAGACCTGTACGTCTGCCAGGTATTCTTCAACATCCGCGCACAGGAGCCTTAAAAGTTCAGGCGCTGCAACCCGCGTGGCCGAAACGGCTATTTGATCAAGATATGCAGCGATAACCAGCTTTTCCTGCCTGACCGTATACGCGGAAACATGATAATCAATGTCGAAAAAACGGTAGCAACGCTGCCGCAGGAATCGGAGCAGTTGCTCCAGTTCCGTGAGGATCTCCTGAACGAACAAAGGTTTGCCGGCGCCAGGTCTTTCAGGGCCGGCCCCGTCAACCCGGTCGGAGAGCTCCGTGATACCGGCCTGGTGAAACAGAACGTACCGGCTGACCACGTGATCTTTGGCTGCACTGAAAATCCTTGTCGTCCAGTTGTTTCTGGCCCTTTCACATAATTTTCTTAAACGAAAAAGATCCGGAGGCATGGTTGGCCCTGCGATCCCGCCGGCATCCTGCAGGACTAAAAGTATTAAATCCTCGATATCTAACAATTCAGACTTCAGCAACATAAAATACTTTAAAGCGGAATAATCATATATGCGTTAATAAATAATCAAAAAACAAGCATAAAATCACTTATTATTGAATTATTTATAATTATTCATACTTTCAAAACAATATGCGTACTAATCGTAGTTATACTGGTAACTGTTGTATTAGTAGGATCCGTTCCCGTGGGCGGATCGGTCTCGCCAAAGTGATTTTTGGGGAAAGGTGCCTGGTAGTCGCATACCGTACTGACCCTTTTGATCAGTCTTTTTGTTCTTTGCGTTTTCATCGATTTTAGTTTTCAGGCAAAGGTATCCGCGCAGGGCTGCGGTGGTAACTTTATTACGCCAGGGGGCATTTGCGCCATGCAGAAAAGCCTTTGCTTCAAAATATTCAATCAAGCATCGTGAAACTATGACGTTAAAAAAGAAATTACTGGTTCATACCTTTGCCTGGCTGGTTTATATCAGCTACGAACTGGGTTTTGTGGCGATAACAAGTCGTATCCACATTACGCCCGCGCCGCTGCTGATCTATTATGCGCTCAACATTTCCCTTTTTTATTTCAATGCGCACGTACTGCTCAGCTTTGCGTTTTTAAAGACACGAAGACGGTATTTGAATGCTGCCTGCCTGATCATATTGGAGCTGGCGGTATACCTTGCTATCAAATATGTACTGGATAACGTGCTGACCGGCCATTATCTGATCGTGTCAGGGCGTCTGCCTGTATCACATCTTTATATTTATGAAAATTTGTATCGGGGCGGAAGTTTTACAGGTTTGAGCATCGCCTACTTCTCGACACGTTATATGTCACGGTTCCGCGAGAAAGCTTATCAGGAAGAAACCGGGAAGCTCAGGGCAATTACGCGGAACCTGGAGCTGGAAAATCAAATCATTTCGGTCGAAAACGCCTACCTCCAGAATCAGATAAGTCCTCACCTGCTGTTCAACTCCCTGAGCTTTATACACAGTGCCGTATATAAACTTTCAGACGCGGCCGGCAAAGGCATCATGCGCCTGGCCGAACTCATGCGCTATTCACTGCTCAGCGCCAACGGCAACGGAACAATACCGCTGCCCAGGGAAATTGAACAGATGGAAAACCTGATCGCCCTTTGTGCGATGAGGTTCCCGGGCGAATTCTTCGTGCGGGTCCATAAAAAAGGGCGCCTGAAAGGCAGGGAGATCATTCCGCTCGCCCTGATCACGCTGGTAGAAAACATGCTGAAACACGGCGATTTAGGCGATAAAAAGAATCCGGCACGTATCCGCCTGGAATTGACTGAAAACCGCCTTGTTTTTGAAGCATCGAATAAAAAGCGGCCGGTAAGCCTTTACCCGAGTGGCGGGCTCGGGTTGAAAAACATTGAAAAGCGGCTGCAAAATCATTACCGTGAGCGCTATTCGATGCTGATCAGGGATGAAAATGAACATTTTACGATAACATTAAATATTAGCCTATGAACCTGACATGCTACATCGTCGACGACGAATCCGGGGCCATCGATCTGCTGAAAGAATATATTGCGCTCATGCCCGGGTTAGAACTGACCGGAGCTTCCCAGGATCCCATGACGGCATTGGACCAGATCACCGGGGAACATGCGCCCGATATTACATTCATCGACATCGACATGAGACTGCTTTCCGGGCTTGAACTGGCGGGCATGGTCAATCTCTACACCATGGTAGTTTTCACCACAGCTTTTCCCCAGTACGCCCTACAGGCATTTTCGAAAGAAGCATTCGATTATATGCTTAAACCGATAAGTTATGACCGTTTCGCTGATTGCGTCCATCGTGCAAAACGCAAGATAACGAAGCGTTTAAAGGCTTCTCCTGCCGGTCTTCAGGATTTTTTTAATATCAAAAGTGAGATCAAGGGTAGAATGGTGAGAATTAAAATGGAGGAGGTTGTCTACATCGAAGGGGCCGGGAATTATATTACGATTCATACCCGTGATACGAAACACATCACCTACCTGACGATTAAAGAAATAATGCCTCGCCTACCGTCCCATTTTGCCAGGATACATCGCTCATTTATCGTCAATATCAATTACATCAGGATTATAGAAAGAGCGCAGGTCAGACTGGAAAATGGCCGGGCGCTGGTCATGGGGAATAATTACAAGGAATCTTTTTTGGATATGATGGATGCCAGACTGATCAAAACCGGCCGGGCGTCCTGAACTTCGCTGCGCATCAGATTTTTGCTGCAGAATGAAATGCTGAACCGGCACCTCCAACCGCTAAGGGGGCGGTATTCTACCATGATGCTTCGCTCTTCCTTTCTTAGCCAGCAGAAATTTATAAAGGAAGTAATACGTGACCATTTCCTGCTTCCTCGGCTCGTCCGTAAATATCCGGTTGACATGCATATGCACGATACTGCTTAAAAATTGATTTTTTTCCGGAGTGTCACCGGCACGGTTTTGTGCCAGATCGCGGATGGTCCGGAGAAAATGCCTGGTCGATTTCCATTTAGCGCTTAAATACTTTTCATTGCTTTCCACTAATGCCGCTTCGATTTCCTTTTGAAGCTTACGGTATTTACGGTCAAGCTCCACATGGAGCTTCGTAACCTTAAACTCGGTTAAAAAACGAGCATAGCTTTGATAACAAAAAAATACCAGGTCCTCATCCTCCTGGATGAAATTACGCAGTATTTCGAGGGTAGATCTCAATGCGAATAGAAATAGAACGCTTGGGCCGGTAATCGAACTGATCGCCTGCAGCACCAGTTCGCTGCTTGCCCAGAAAAATATCTCTGTTTTTTCAATACCGGCGTAATGATAGCGTTCCAGCTCCCTGCTGTAAACATCGACCTGGTACTCCCGTACCACATGCTGCCTGATCCGGTCTTCCAGTTTCACTTTAAATGCGCCTAAAACTTCATTGATATCCCTGCGATCGACCAGCATGCGTACCCGGAGATGCGGTGCATGGTCTTCATAGCGAACAAAGAACCATCGCCGGATCTTTCCATGGCTGAACCTTTTGCGGAGGATCGGCCGCAATTTCAAAAGTAGCCGCGAAGCGCTGATTTTAGGGGCGTAAATCTTAAGATAAAGCCATTCGGAACCCGGAATATATTTACGGCGGGATCCGCGCCGTTCTCCCGAATGATGTTTAAAAATTGCTGATGGCGGAAGTTTGAACACTTCATCGGGCAGCAGGTACGCATTATATTGCCGGACCTGCTCACCAGTGATTACCTCCTTTAAAACGACCTCACTTTTATTTCGGATACAATGCAGGAAGAAGATCGCTTCCGGCGGGTTCCGCAAACCGAAATGAAGGTGCTGATCTCCTTCTGCAATCGCGATTACATCAGGTATGCGGAGTTCTTCGCACAAGATTTGCAGTTGCTGCAGGTTTTTCTCCATCGAAGCTGTACCGAGCTTATTGAGCTGCGCTTCCCTGATCACCCAGGTCGCTGCGAACAGGATCGTTTCTCCAAATTCGACTCTCGGGTAAAATCCGAGTCCGGGGAAAAATTGGCGTAGATCGAGAACTAAGCTATTTCTCCCATACTGGTAAGGAATATCCGCCAGAAAACGAAATAAGGGTAACTTGTTAAGGCTGTGATTATAGGCCGAAGTCAGCCGGGGCACCACCACCTTTTGATGCTTTTTGGAGTATAGAAAAACCTGATGGGTATGAACTGCGACGCACAGGTCGGACAATTCTAGTTGCCGCTCAACCGGCAGCAGCGAAACAGCGCTTACCGGTAATTCATATTGCCAGATCTGCTCCCGCCTGTTGATGTTATCCGTATGCGGATCAGAAAGATGGAGGAGTTCCGCGAAGATCACACCCGGGTTTTGCGCTTCCTGGTTTTTGGCCATCGCCTTTGCTGCCTCGGTGATGGCCGGGTCGCCGACCGTAAAACGGCCCAAAAGTGCAGGTGCGTTGTTTCCGCCCGCACTTTCGATCACCACCTGCTGACCCGCCAGCCTGAAAAGCACTGACATCCCAAGCACTGCAGGTGGTTTTTGCCCGCTTTGCAACCCTGTAAGATCATCCGCTTGCAGGTGAATGACATGGGTTTGCCGGAATTGGTCGCCATGCCAGCGCTCCAGCAGCAGGCTGTGTCCGGCCGTCCATACCATCGAATCTTCAACAGGGGTATTGAGCGGAATGTGTAAAGTTTCCAGCAAAGGATGATGCTGGTCGGATTCAGGGACATGATAGCCAATGCCGGCTTCAGGATCGAGGGCGGTAAGCAAGGGAATACATTGCCCTTCGAAATAGGTGTTGAACTGCCTGGCGAAAGCCTGCATCGCGGTGTTTTTCACATCCGGGACAAGAACGGAAAGCGCATCAATACCGGACGCAATCTGGGATTGAATCGAGCTGCTCAGGACTTCCCCGGTTGAAAAACGGTGAAGAATGACACTCAATTCTTCCTTCACATGCTCCCGGGCAGGCTGTGGAAGATAAGCCCGTAAGTCTGATTTTAATTGCCTGATGTATTGCTCTTCAACGATGTGCTCCCTGAAAAGTTTTCCGGAAACAGCTTGCATCCGTTCATTGGCGTGCTGTTCGAAAAAATCCGCGCCCGTGATATTGCAACGGCTCCTGTCCAGCAAGATTTGGGCGTCAATGAGGAACTCCAGATAGGCATCGGCTTCATCAGGTGAGCATCCGGCTTCCATACCGATAAAGTCAATAAGTTCGTTCCCGCTCTTACCGCCGTGGCA
It contains:
- a CDS encoding lantibiotic dehydratase, coding for MRYNFARDLLLRMPRRNSSDYTTDLAAIVADPLFRTAVLLASPVFYGRLEQSGFRPDLLSDKQQLTLLKYYNRFCFRPTPFGLFSSVTLAQWDDDPVSGEAEVRYYPVIRADQHYQAALAAGTTKENATAEAIFDPNPSVYRVLHEFRFLRSGLNENFSIRNYSLQSIAFSKLLGDLLSFCHGGKSGNELIDFIGMEAGCSPDEADAYLEFLIDAQILLDRSRCNITGADFFEQHANERMQAVSGKLFREHIVEEQYIRQLKSDLRAYLPQPAREHVKEELSVILHRFSTGEVLSSSIQSQIASGIDALSVLVPDVKNTAMQAFARQFNTYFEGQCIPLLTALDPEAGIGYHVPESDQHHPLLETLHIPLNTPVEDSMVWTAGHSLLLERWHGDQFRQTHVIHLQADDLTGLQSGQKPPAVLGMSVLFRLAGQQVVIESAGGNNAPALLGRFTVGDPAITEAAKAMAKNQEAQNPGVIFAELLHLSDPHTDNINRREQIWQYELPVSAVSLLPVERQLELSDLCVAVHTHQVFLYSKKHQKVVVPRLTSAYNHSLNKLPLFRFLADIPYQYGRNSLVLDLRQFFPGLGFYPRVEFGETILFAATWVIREAQLNKLGTASMEKNLQQLQILCEELRIPDVIAIAEGDQHLHFGLRNPPEAIFFLHCIRNKSEVVLKEVITGEQVRQYNAYLLPDEVFKLPPSAIFKHHSGERRGSRRKYIPGSEWLYLKIYAPKISASRLLLKLRPILRKRFSHGKIRRWFFVRYEDHAPHLRVRMLVDRRDINEVLGAFKVKLEDRIRQHVVREYQVDVYSRELERYHYAGIEKTEIFFWASSELVLQAISSITGPSVLFLFALRSTLEILRNFIQEDEDLVFFCYQSYARFLTEFKVTKLHVELDRKYRKLQKEIEAALVESNEKYLSAKWKSTRHFLRTIRDLAQNRAGDTPEKNQFLSSIVHMHVNRIFTDEPRKQEMVTYYFLYKFLLAKKGRAKHHGRIPPP